A genomic region of Thermodesulfovibrio aggregans contains the following coding sequences:
- the fliG gene encoding flagellar motor switch protein FliG encodes MRKFSGIEKVAAFLSIIGEDAATELFKHFDPIELARIIPMMSRIKLTPEEAEAILKEFSEKIGAAPVTVDEEYIKTILTKAFGEEQAAKLISKIESGASAFDILRWLDSASIATMLQREHPQTIAIVLAHLEPTQAAEVLSKFPEQLKIEVSERIANLDQISPTILSELEDVLQSQLRSYTQSRRIGGVKTVAEILNQLDRTSEELILKNIEEKDPILAEEIRKLMFTFEDLLYVDDRGIQTILKEVSTDDLALALKMASDELKEKIFKNMSSRAVEILKEEMEAKGPVRVSDIEKAQMNIVRVARKLEEEGKIVVAKRGGEAVVT; translated from the coding sequence ATGAGAAAATTTTCAGGTATAGAAAAAGTAGCAGCTTTTCTTTCCATAATTGGGGAAGATGCGGCAACAGAACTTTTTAAACATTTTGATCCAATAGAACTTGCCCGAATTATTCCCATGATGTCAAGGATAAAACTTACCCCAGAGGAAGCAGAGGCAATACTTAAAGAATTTTCAGAAAAAATCGGTGCAGCTCCTGTAACAGTTGACGAAGAATACATAAAAACAATTCTTACAAAAGCTTTTGGAGAAGAACAGGCTGCAAAACTCATAAGTAAGATTGAAAGTGGAGCGAGTGCTTTTGATATTCTCAGATGGCTTGACTCAGCATCAATTGCAACAATGCTTCAGAGAGAGCATCCTCAAACAATTGCAATAGTGCTTGCTCATCTGGAGCCAACTCAGGCAGCTGAAGTTTTAAGTAAGTTTCCAGAACAGCTTAAAATAGAAGTCTCTGAAAGAATAGCAAATCTTGATCAAATTTCTCCTACAATTTTGAGTGAATTAGAAGATGTTTTACAGAGTCAACTTCGCTCATATACACAGTCAAGAAGAATTGGTGGTGTAAAAACAGTTGCTGAAATACTTAATCAACTGGATAGAACAAGTGAAGAACTTATTCTCAAAAACATTGAGGAAAAAGATCCAATTTTGGCTGAAGAAATAAGAAAACTGATGTTTACATTTGAAGACCTTCTTTATGTTGATGACAGAGGAATTCAGACAATTCTTAAAGAAGTTTCAACTGATGATCTTGCACTGGCACTCAAAATGGCTTCTGACGAACTAAAAGAGAAAATCTTCAAAAATATGTCAAGTAGAGCAGTTGAGATACTCAAGGAAGAGATGGAAGCAAAAGGACCAGTTAGAGTTAGTGATATAGAAAAAGCTCAAATGAATATTGTAAGAGTAGCAAGAAAACTTGAGGAAGAAGGCAAAATAGTAGTTGCCAAGAGAGGAGGAGAGGCAGTTGTCACCTGA
- the fliF gene encoding flagellar basal-body MS-ring/collar protein FliF, whose amino-acid sequence MPLTDRIKTTIENIKNMPLNRKLALAGLVVIVFAMLLTLLLWLPKQDYQILYTNLTAEDAGNVINKLKEKKVPYQVKDNAIYVPSDKVHELRLELAAQGIPSGGGVGFEIFDKTQIGLTEFSQRVNYIRALQGELQRTIKQLQEVDQVRVHIAIPEKTIFTEKEDHPTASVVLKLKPGRSLSKEQVSSIIHLVSSSVEGLSPQYVTVVDQYGNLLSAPKDPAQLVDATQIEYKRNIEKTYEKNIQSMLENIVGKGKAIVRVSADIDFSKVEKLEEKFDPDTIAIRQEQRMQEKTMGPQTGGIPGVLSNQPGQAAQTTTQSVQSQKQQENINYEVSKTISKILQSTGQIKKLSVAVLVDGTYKEEKGKKVYVPRSEEEVKKYQELVQAAIGYNKERGDYVIVESMPFEVIPEEKPGIDYIGLAKMILKYLIPIIIVLLIILFIVKPLIELLKKPVEKKVLEKEVIISEEAVPSVSERDIKEEIREIAKTNPKKVVAILREWISE is encoded by the coding sequence ATGCCACTTACAGACAGAATAAAAACAACCATAGAAAATATCAAAAACATGCCTCTTAACAGAAAGCTTGCTCTTGCCGGTCTTGTTGTTATTGTTTTTGCCATGCTTTTAACTTTACTTCTATGGTTACCAAAACAGGATTACCAGATTTTATACACAAATCTTACTGCAGAAGACGCAGGAAATGTAATAAATAAGCTAAAAGAGAAAAAAGTGCCCTATCAGGTTAAAGACAACGCAATCTATGTTCCTTCAGACAAAGTTCATGAACTAAGACTTGAACTAGCTGCTCAAGGAATTCCATCAGGAGGTGGAGTAGGCTTTGAAATATTTGACAAAACTCAGATAGGACTTACAGAGTTTTCTCAACGTGTAAACTATATAAGGGCTCTCCAGGGTGAACTTCAAAGAACAATAAAGCAACTTCAAGAAGTTGATCAGGTAAGAGTTCATATAGCAATTCCAGAAAAAACAATTTTTACAGAAAAGGAAGACCATCCAACAGCCTCTGTTGTGCTCAAACTCAAGCCAGGCAGAAGTCTCTCAAAAGAACAGGTCTCAAGCATAATCCATCTTGTATCAAGCAGTGTAGAAGGTCTTTCTCCTCAGTATGTAACTGTCGTTGACCAATACGGAAATCTTCTTTCTGCACCTAAAGATCCTGCGCAACTTGTTGATGCCACCCAGATTGAATATAAAAGAAACATTGAAAAAACATACGAGAAAAATATTCAAAGTATGCTTGAAAATATCGTTGGAAAAGGAAAGGCAATTGTAAGGGTCTCTGCTGATATTGATTTTTCAAAAGTTGAAAAACTTGAAGAAAAGTTTGATCCTGACACAATTGCTATCAGACAGGAACAGCGCATGCAGGAAAAAACAATGGGTCCTCAAACAGGAGGAATTCCAGGAGTTCTTTCAAATCAGCCCGGTCAGGCTGCTCAGACAACTACTCAAAGTGTACAGTCTCAAAAACAACAAGAAAATATAAACTACGAAGTTAGTAAAACTATAAGTAAAATCTTACAATCTACAGGACAGATAAAAAAATTATCAGTGGCAGTTTTGGTTGATGGAACATACAAGGAAGAAAAAGGGAAAAAAGTTTATGTTCCAAGAAGTGAGGAGGAAGTTAAAAAATATCAAGAGCTTGTTCAGGCAGCTATCGGATATAATAAAGAAAGAGGTGATTATGTAATAGTTGAAAGCATGCCCTTTGAAGTTATACCAGAGGAAAAACCAGGGATTGATTACATTGGTCTGGCAAAAATGATTCTCAAATATCTAATACCGATAATTATAGTTTTGTTGATAATTCTATTTATCGTAAAACCATTAATTGAATTACTCAAAAAACCTGTTGAGAAAAAAGTTTTAGAAAAAGAGGTTATCATATCTGAAGAAGCCGTTCCTTCAGTGTCAGAGAGGGATATAAAAGAAGAAATTAGAGAAATAGCTAAAACTAATCCAAAGAAAGTTGTTGCAATTCTTAGAGAATGGATAAGTGAGTAA
- the fliE gene encoding flagellar hook-basal body complex protein FliE, with translation MTEIKNISEILGKSLEELKNLKGAQKESFEQVLKDAIKEASQIEKEAQNAIEAFAKGELSIHQVVMAMQKADLTLQTLIQVRNKVITAYEEISRMQV, from the coding sequence ATGACAGAGATAAAAAACATAAGTGAAATTTTAGGGAAGAGTCTGGAAGAGCTAAAAAATTTAAAGGGTGCTCAAAAAGAATCTTTTGAACAGGTTCTAAAGGATGCTATAAAGGAAGCTTCTCAGATAGAAAAAGAAGCTCAAAATGCAATTGAAGCCTTTGCCAAGGGTGAATTAAGCATTCATCAAGTTGTTATGGCAATGCAAAAGGCTGACCTTACACTTCAGACACTAATTCAGGTCAGAAACAAGGTTATAACAGCATATGAAGAAATTTCTCGTATGCAGGTTTAG